The Arachis ipaensis cultivar K30076 chromosome B10, Araip1.1, whole genome shotgun sequence DNA window AGGTGTGAGTGGAGTGTTCTGATGGCTATATGTTTTTGCTTTGGAGGATTATATCTCTTATCATATTTAATGAAGCCTTTTTTTCTTTCAGGTTCTTCAGCGACTGATGAGTGCTGTTTTAGCCATAGTACTAAGACAACGAGAAGCTCAGTGTCCTGTAGTTCGTTCTATAGCTCGGGAACTTTTAACTTGTTTGGTTATGCAACCTATTATGAATTTAGCAAGCCCCGGGTATGTTGCTGAATATTTTGTCTTATATTTATTTTCAAGACTGATTTTTGGAAAGTTGGATGTCAATAGTTTTAATACAATGGAAGGGTTGCTGCATCAATATTCAAGCtttaactaccaaatttaaaatcgTTTATTTGTTATGGTATCAGAAGGAATTTATTTTAGTCTTAtaatatcaataacatttttggcATGCTTCTTTAAGTTGATTGAGAGTGGGAAGGTGCAAAATAGATGGCACATTGAATTTATTTTTCAGCCATTGTTGTGAGCTGTATGAATACTTTTATTCTCCACATTCTCTTTACCAAGTATAGAACCTTCTCCATGAGAGATTAAAGCTGAGAACTAGGAAAAGTGCCAGGTTAGGTGTGATAAGCTTGAAGGTAGAGAGATGAAAGGGTATCTATTTCATTGCCAAAATTCCTGGGACATTAGAATGTCAAAGCAGAATGTAAGGGGAAAGACTAAGGGATTTAGTGTGTTGGTTGAGGGATAAGCGAGCACCTGAGAATTAAGGGCTAAGAAACTAAGATGTGCTGGTCCTAACCATTGCCTATTTCATCACACCAATtgttaaatataaatatttagaGATCAGTTGATAAGAATAATCGTGCCAATTAGTTTAGACCATTGAAAACATTATTTGATTCCTTGTTTCTGAAGTCTAAACATTTTACATATTATCTGGCCATCAATGTGATTGAAACTCTCGTAGCATTTTGACtacatttttttataatttcttcAATATCCATTCATAAAAATATTCTTATCTTTATGATCAGGTATATAAATGAGCTTATTGAATCTCTTCTAGTTCTCCTTAATGATGATGTTACAAAATCAATGGCTGGTAATCAGCCAACAAATGTAGCAAGTCATCAACGTGGTCATTCTACCCCTAATGAGGGCGGCCATGACAATCTCACGGCATCTAAGCAATCTCCATCATTAAACCAAGTAACTGAGATGGCCTTGGTTAAAATGAGTCATCAAGGAGAGACATCGTTGCAGCATAAAATACACCACGAAGAATCTTCTCAGGTCAAGCCTGCTGATTGGGCACGGAAATTAGAGGTTGTAACTCAAAGGAGAACTGAAATTCTTATGCCTGAGAATCTTGAGAACATGTGGACAAAAGgaagaaattacaaaaagaaagaaaacaaaataaccaAAGCCGGCTTTCAGGATCTTTCTGTCAAAAGTCCAGCTACGGACAGTTCGTTGCCTCATAGAACATTGATTCAGGAAACATCAGTGAGTAAACCTGGACAGTTTTCACCTGCAGAAGCAAAGATTTCGTTGCCGCCAAAGCCTGCCTTGGGTTCAGATCCCCTTCAAAATGTTGGAGGCACAGATAGATCACAATATCCTCAGGACTCTGGCAAGCAATTAACTTTTGAGGACAAGCTGCAAGTTGATACGATGAAGGGCATCACGGATCTTGTTTCCAATGGGTATAAAAGTAACCTGAAGAGATCTAACAGTGCTTCTTCCTTGGCAATCCAACCTAATAAAGGAGGCTCCATAATTTCAGAGTTCTACACTCCTGAATTCGGGAGGCATAGTGAATTTCGTGGGAAGAGTTCTTCTGACATGATTGTTAGAAGAGAGGGGCCACTTATTCCTAAGCTCAGGTGCCGGGTATGCACTTCTGGTTGTAAATGTTGTACCTGAaatgttacttggttttgaatgtATTTAATTATATCGTTTTATAAATTACAATGGTTTTGAGTGAATGCTGCAGGTTATTGGAGCATATTTTGAGAAACTTGGGTCCACAAGCTTTGCTGTCTATTCAATTGCAGTGACTGATGCACAAAATAGGACTTGGTTTGTTAAAAGAAGGTTTACTTCTTTCTTTTACATTTTATGATAGTGGTAGTAGTGCTTAAGTTATCATTTTTTACATAGATTATTTTACAATGTGTTAAATTCTAACCAGAAAATCAAGTGCTATTCACTGTTTTTACTTTTTGGGGTCTAATAATTTCCTTTCCAACAATTTAATTGCATTAAGTAGAATAAATATGCTCATGTCTTAATTTCTTTTGGTTCGACTTTGCCATAATTTCTTTCGGACTTACAGATATAGGAATTTTGAACGACTACATCGACATCTAAAAGATATTCCCAATTATACATTACATTTGCCTCCAAAAAGGATATTTTCGTCAAGCACAGATGATGCCTTTGTACATCAACGTTGCATTCAGCTTGACAGATATCTCCAGGTATTTTATGCCGTGTCTAAAAAATGCTATTTAAAGATATAGTTAaccaataaataagtaaataataaAGACATAATTTCCTTTTGTATCTTGTTAATCCCTTTGCTTGAATTTTATGGTATTGCCTCAGGATCTTCTGTCAATAGCTAATGTTGCTGAGCAACATGAAGTATGGGATTTTTTCAGTGTTTCCTCAAAGGTGAGCATCTTCTTGGGACTTGTTACATAACTTATAATGAGTGACATTTTAATATTTTCACTTGGTACTTTTGGATGTGGAAGCTGACATTCTAACAAACTATTTTTGTTATGTATTACCCTTGAAGAACTACTCTTTTGGGAAATCTTCTTCAGTGATGAAAACATTGGCAGGTATTTGGTTCTTAGTTCTAACATTCTGATTTACTGTCTTCCAGTGTGACCCTTCTATCATTGTTTTAACATCACTCTCTTCTCTATTTTTTGGCAACTGGTCCTTTCTTTTCCTCTCTTCCAATTCATCCTCTGTCTTCTCTGTTCAATTGGAAGGAATATTTGAAGTTTTTCTTAAATGATTGACATTGTGAATGAGTCAGTTTAGGTAAATCAATGATGGTAAGAATGGAACTGGAATGGGTCTAAAGTTGGAAATGGATTTAGAATCTGAAAAAAAATTCTGAACTTAACATCTGTTGATAATGAAGTTGTAATCAGTACCAAGCTTCTTTAACCTTAGGGGAAGGACATTTAGTCCTTTGATACTTTCTTCACAAAAATTGATCGCTCCAAATATTACTCGGATATATTTTAACTGTATTCTGGACATACTGTGTTGTAGAAAATGTCATTCCGTTTTCTCATTCAAAATTCATTCCTGTGCTTGTTTTTAAATTGTAtatcaaatattttatttgttttctattatttgattggttttttatttttgtttttgtttttttggggTATTTTTCAGTCAATGTAGATGATGCTGTGGATGATATAGTACGCCAGTTCAGAGGGGTTTCAGACGGTTTAATGAAGAAGGTTGTTGGTTCGTCATCCCCCATGAATGAAGGTTATTCTACGTATACCACCGGGAGCTTGCCCTGGAATGCTGATGAAATGGATAAAAGTATTTCACAGCAAAGCAATGCAGAAAGTGTGTTAAGCTCCGATAACGAGGAAAGTCTAAAGAACAGTAATTTTGGCAGTGAGAATATTGACAGGGAAGTAGCTCAAGATAGTGGGTGGCATTCTGACAATGAAGTGATCTCACAGGATTACCTGTCACGAATAACAAACCCTGCCGAAGAGTCTGGGAACTTGGATTTGGATAGAAAGCATGATATGATGGTGGAATCCAGGGTTGGCAATGATGTTCCAGTTACAAATTTCACTCTAATTCAAGATAGTTCGGAGGATCCAGTTGGAATGCCACCAGAGGTCTGACTTTGCATTTGCTTTCTGATTTTATATATCATACTTAAACTTCTGATTCAAATAGTTAGTTTTCTGGTACTTGTGGTGCCCTTGGATTATTTGAGTTGGTTATCTATGTTGCAAACTAGATgggactctctctctctcaaaggACATTGTATAAATGTTCATAATATTCAAATTGTTTTGCAGTGGGCCCCACCAAATGTCAGTGTCCCCATTTTGAATTTGGTTGACAAGATATTTCAGCTCAAGAAAAGAGGCTGGCTAAGGTATACTGCGCTATATATTTGCTCTGTATTTTTTAGTTGTTAATTTGATCTTATTCTAATATGCAAAAAGTCTCGTTGGGCGTTGTTGATGTTGTTTCATGTTTTTTTCTAGTATGCTATTGAATataatagggtaaagtatattttttgttaagACCAATCCAATAACAATGCATGACAATTATGTtcgatttgcttgtgttgaaggttgttcttatgaaattgttgttgaattggttctaaactttttgaaaaattagctgccaggggtatatttgatgcaaattgaaaagttgtgggacaaaattgaaacaaaataaaacttaggggtatttttgaaattcttgccaaacttcagggacaaaaagtatactttacccattATAATATTTAATGTTGCATCCTATTAGAAACGAGTCATTTCTTAGGGAAGGCTTTGGATTTTTGAATTCGTAGTTCCTTATGATTTTATGAAAAATTCTTGCTGTAGTGATTTGTTCCCTGCGCACTCATTTCACGCTACTTTGGTGCAACTTAGTGATAAGTCAGTCTATCTTATGttcatattttatgttcaaaGTTTCTGCACAAGGCAGTGCCATGGAAACTAAACTTTGTTGGAATATTAGTAGGAATAGGTTCCTCTCAATTCTTTTTCCTCAATTGTTTGGTCAAGTGTGATTTCTCACCATACATTCTTTAAGTGGAACCAAGAGAAAACATGTGAGAGAAAATATTGAGAGGATCTATTCCATGTTAGTATGGTATTATTTTTGaacttcaatttttaaatttaNNNNNNNNNNNNNNNNNNNNNNNNNNNNNNNNNNNNNNNNNNNNNNNNNNNNNNNNNNNNNNNNNNNNNNNNNNNNNNNNNNNNNNNNNNNNNNNNNNNNNNNNNNNNNNNNNNNNNNNNNNNNNNNNNNNNNNNNNNNNNNNNNNNNNNNNNNNNNNNNNNNNNNNNNNNNNNNNNNNNNNNNNNNNNNNNNNNNNNNNNNNNNNNNNNNNNNNNNNNNNNNNNNNNNNNNNNNNNNNNNNNNNNNNNNNNNNNNNNNNNNNNNNNNNNNNNNNNNNNNNNNNNNNNNNNNNNNNNNNNNNNNNNNNNNNNNNNNNNNNNNNNNNNNNNNNNNNNNNNNNNNNNNNNNNNNNNNNNNNNNNNAAAGAATATTTTATCAAAAAATGCTAATTTTAACTTCATCTTTTTTTATCTCCACTTTATCCATGCCCATTCAGCAAGTTAACGATCATTATattcttttaaataaattttgttaCTTTCAGCCTTGAGAGAGAGATAAAACATTCACATAACTTCTCCTATGAGTTTAAGCATTTAGCATAGTTGGTTCTTGACAGCACTATGTGGATTTAAGTGGAGAAAAAATTAAGCACTATGATGCTGCTGATTGGTTTATTTTCCAGGACTTGAAGTTGCTAATTTTATCATCTTGGTTCATGCAGAAGACAGGTCTTTTGGATATCTAAGCAGATATTACAGTTGGTGATGGAAGATGCTATTGATGACTGGCTCCTGAGACAGATTAATTGGCTTCGGAGAGAGGACACGGTGGAACAAGGGATTAGATGGATCCACGATGTAAGAGTTGAACCTAAAGTTCTACGTTTTTCTATTTTGGGAAAAATATCTCTCACTGAACCCCAAAGAGAGCCTATAAACAATCTTACACTATATAGCAAGGACCAAGAAAAATGACAAGGTTACCCTTAAAAAGGACATCATCCTTATCTGCATAAAGATATCCTAGAACTGCATCTTGGCATCACCATAAAGCTTTACCCTTTCAGCTCCCGCTAAAAGAACTAAACTTAGCTAATTAAAGAAACTGCTTCTCCTTTAGAGAAAACCCAAATAATCATCAGACAAGAGGCTACTCAATGTAGCTGATCTTTATGGAATTTCTAATGACGTTAATGtaagggtttagggcttaggttTGGGTCCAGTTAATTGAAATATTAAAAGCATAATATCTTCTAGATTTCAAAATAAAGTTATTCAGCGTTAataaagtttttaaaaaaaaaatcaaacaaaagtaTAAAACTTAGCATTAAGGAGAATTGATATATGGACCCTTTGTATCTTTAATGTTTTCTGTTTGATCCAAATAAAATAATTTGCTAATCCTTTTTGAGCATGGCTCAGAGACTGATGATCAAGGGATAAATTCCGTTGGTTATATATCTGAATAATCTTCGACACTTATCAGTAGAAGTTAATCTCATTGACATTGACTTGTGCAACTGTTTCACGTTGTGTTCTTATGCTTTCAGATACTATGGCCTGGTGGTACCTTCTTTTTAAGAGTAGAGGCTCCTCAGATATTTAGTAGTGGAATTGATCAAAAGCCTTCTCAAACAACAAACAGATATGGTGGAAGCAAGATCTCAAAATCTGGTTCTGGTTCTTTTGAGCAAGAGCTCGAGGCTTCTCGAAGAGCAAATGATGTCAAGAAACTATTGTTTGGTTAGTATATACTCTGTACTGTCCTATATTCATTTGCACTGATTTATGTGTTGTAATTACATTGCAAGTGATCTTGTTTTTGGCTATAAGATTGCTTCaatatgctttctttttatacAAAACTGATTGTGCAAAAGCAGGAGTAAATTTCAGAGGGTTAAATTGTCTAATCGGATTATTAAGTGATAAAAATCATCATTAGAATTATAGAATGCTACACTTTATTAAAGTAATTTACGATCGTCCTTGATCTTCATATTGTTATATCTTTCTTTTGCCGTGCAGTTGGATTGAATGAAACTTATGAAAGCTAAACTTGCATGATATTGCTCAAACCGTGTTGCTGTAATTAATTTAAGCATAACTAGACCAGATAGGGTTTGGTAGTGTAATTTTAGCATGTCTATCGTTTTATATTCTGTTCTGGAAAACATTGCAGCTTAGTTTCCCGAAACTCTTCAAACATTATTGTATGTTGTAGTTTCTACCCATATGATGTTACCTTTGTTCTCACCAGATGGTGCTCCAACAACTTTAGTCAGTTTAATCGGGCCGAAGCAGTATAGACGATGCGCCAGGGATATATATTTCTTTACTCAGGTTAAAATCAAATCCCTATCCATTCCACTTGCTGCATTATTCACTTGGTGCTGATTCTTGTGTTTATTTACATTAGTCTTTGATTTTGTAGACTTGAAAAGCTTTTCTGCTAATCTAAAACCATTCTGTCGTCTTCTTTGCATTGTAGTCTTCTATATGTGTGAGGCAACTTGCTTATGCAATCCTGGAACTTGTACTGATCTCTATCTTCCCCGAGATGCGGAACGTTGTCCAAAGTGTTCATGAGAACATGCATGTTCAATAACCATTATAGAGTTTCCATATCACCTGGGGCATTTGTTGTCTGCGTATCTTGTAATATGAAATGAAATTTTGGCAAGAGACAACTTCTTTGGATGTCTGGTGCCATTGATTTATATGGCTTTGTTTGGTGATGTCCGTTTCAGATGCAGGAACTGGAACCTTGGATGGTATTTTTCCGGGGAATGTTTTTGCATCTGTTTTCCAACTGTACAAAAACTTAGATTTAGGGTGCTGTACATAAAACAATCGTTTTATCACTTTTATGAATTCATTATGATTTTGTCTAGGTATACCCCATTTTCATGGGGATTTTGTATTGCTATATCGGTGGAGAAATGCATTCTTTGTTTCTTTATCTTTGGAAgcctttattcatttattttctttcaagTCTGACTTGTAATCTTATCTAATAGAAGATGAATAGTTGAGTTTATGAATTAATTAATCGCTAAATTTGAGTTCATGTATTAAATTACTCAAATTTAAATTCCAATAAACTCATATCATTAGGTTGCCAACCAATTTAATCAATTTAATNNNNNNNNNNNNNNNNNNNNNNNNNNNNNNNNNNNNNNNNNNNNNNNNNNNNNNNNNNNNNNNNNNNNNNNNNNNNNNNNNNNNNNNNNNNNNNNNNNNNNNNNNNNNNNNNNNNNNNNNNNNNNNNNNNNNNNNNNNNNNNNNNNNNNNNNNNNNNNNNNNNNNNNNNNNNNNNNNNNNNNNNNNNNNNNNNNNNNNNNNNNNNNNNNNNNNNNNNNNNNNNNNNNNNNNNNNNNNNNNNNNNNNNNNNNNNNNNNNNNNNNNNNNNNNNNNNNNNNNNNNNNNNNNNNNNNNNNNNNNNNNNNNNNNNNNNNNNNNNNNNNNNNNNNNNNNNNNNNNNNNNNNNNNNNNNNNNNNNNNNNNNNNNNNNNNNNNNNNNNNNNNNNNNNNNNNNNNNNNNNNNNNNNNNNNNNNNNNNNNNNNNNNNNNNNNNNNNNNNNNNNNNNNNNNNNNNNNNNNNNNNNNNNNNNNNNNNNNNNNNNNNNNNNNNNNNNNNNNNNNNNNNNNNNNNNNNNNNNNNNNNNNNNNNNNNNNNNNNNNNNNNNNNNNNNNNNNNNNNNNNNNNNNNNNNNNNNNNNNNNNNNNNNNNNNNNNNNNNNNNNNNNNNNNNNNNNNNNNNNNNNNNNNNNNNNNNNNNNNNNNNNNNNNNNNNNNNNNNNNNNNNNNNNNNNNNNNNNNNNNNNNNNNNNNNNNNNNNNNNNTAATAGACATGATACTAGTGTAATGTTTAATATTATGTTTGGTTGCAAAATATAAGaacattatataattaaaaataactattttatttgcataaattaattgaaaattaattaatatttgaaaaaaaaactaatatttgaaagaaaaaaaaaaacctgaaaTGAGAACCTTCTCTTGAGGGTTACTTTCTCTCCACTCACCCATACCCCCAAAAAgcttcctttttcttatttggCCGCCTCCATCGTTGCCGTcacaaaattaatatttattttcaaattttttaggtCTATATTTAGTTTGTTTTGTTATAAGGTTTTGTTAGAAAATTTGATTTAGTTATGATTTGTTTTGTTGTGAAGCGAgtaatttattttgtttgttgCATAAAAAAGATTGAAGGATTTAACTTAAGATAATTATGTGTGTtagtttcttttaattttcaccaTTTGATCTAAATTGTCAAGGACAAATTTTTTAAGAATCTAGTAAAAAATCTCTTCCGAGAACCTAAGTTGCTAAGAATAAGTTGTTAGAGGTCTAgtaaaaaaatcatttttctaTCAGTTCTATTTTTGCTAttctttatctatttttttttgtaatttcgtTGTGTTTTTTCTTATTCCTTCCAATTCCATTCTTTTCTTATCGGGGTTAATATTCAAATTTGTCCCCGAAAGATCACGCGATCTTCATTTTCGTCtccgaatgatttttttaatcaaattagacCCTGAAAGATAAAATataagtcaaattagtccttccgtcagttggatgatgcGTGGCACGTTAAGTGACACGTGgcaggtcagtgacacgtggcatgccacgtgtcacttgacatgtgaaaaaattttttatagtcaaaatagtccttgaaagtccagacgtaagtcattttcatccctcaatttttaaaaattagtcaaactagtccttatataattttttttaaatttttctttataataaaaaaattatataaggactagtttgactaatttttaaaatttgagggataAAAATAACTTACGTCTAGACTGTCAATGACTATTTTGACTATAAAAAACTTTTTCACATATGCCACgtgtcatcatccaactgacggaatgactaatttgacttatattttatttttcagggactaatttgattaaaaaaaaaattatccggGGACGAAAATAAAAATCGCGTGATCTTTCATAgacgaatttgagtattaaccctTTCTTATCGTTTATTCTTCATTCGTATTTTCTTATCAGTGTGGCTTCGTTCCTGTTTTTATTTGTGGCGGATTCTTCTCCGTTATGTATATGTTCAGTTTCGATAGAGGCCAGGTATAATGTTCTTCTTCCCATcaatttcttattctttcaatTGATAATGAGTTGAGAAAattgcttaattttttttttatgctgAGAAAATCAAAGCTTGGTGACATTGAATGAGTATTGATTCAGTCATATTGCtaaatatgtatgtatgtatgtcttGTATATGAAAAAGATGCTTTCCTTTAAAGAAATGAATGGCGTTCTTATTTCATTCCTTTGAGAGATAATTATGAAGAATCCTCGTTAAAAAACATTACAAAAGCGAAGTGAAGAAGCGTAGGATGTTTGGATTTGGGATTATAGTTGTTAGAATCGAATCCTTAATCAAATCGATTAAGTTATTGGGTCATTGAGTCACTGATTCAACCGGTGAGTCACGGGTTGAACCGATCGATCCGATCCTacgtaaataaaaatttaaaatagtcaaaaatttaaaattaaaacttaaaatacatatttttactaacattttaaaaataatcaagctattctaaaacaatatgaaataggaatattaaatattttattatttttattatatcataagttattttaatttatttttatattaaaataattattattttcaataattttattaattagtttatatttatataatatatattattatatactacaaatatttattaaaaaaataatattaatagatatatataaaaaaaatgagtgagtatataattaaaattaaaataaattaaataaaaataaattatttgaagAAATATATCTTTATGTATTATAATTTGGATATATGTTAACAAGAAAAATGACCGTTTGATGGCTGTTCATGCATGCCTCTCTCTTTAAGTAGTGCGGTTCGAACCCTATTTCAAGACTAAGCAGTTCAAGGATTGTcaacataatttatttttaagaaattccTTATCATGACAtggaaatttttaaaagataaaaactgTAATAAAAAATGGGGTCTTATGTCTAAATTGTGTCTCAACATAAATGACATATATGTAGTAACACATATCAAAATATCTATATCTTAACAAACAAATAGTAAATATATAGTTATATACCATTTTATTTATATCTCTAATAAATATGGAGCTTGTACAAAATGGCCAACCTATCGAATTGGTCGGTTCGACCGGAAAACCGGTAAAAATATGCATattgaaaaaatagaattaaaatgagTGGATACaagatattgaaaattttaaatttaaaaaaatgagaaaaaattggtgaaggAATTAGTTTAGTGCACGGCATtcaattttagggactaaaatgagtcacttaatgtaaagtgagggactaatttagtgcatctacaatgatgacataatggACGACACGTGGTCGAATACTGTTGTaacacgtggcacaaccatccacatcagcatgccacgtgtcactggtcaccacatcatcataccattacacgtggctaaaccatggagtgacacgtgtcactaacAGCCCACATCATCAAgtcatgtcatcacgtcgttaatgaaAAATAGGTCAGGGACTAACGTGGTGCACTTTTGTCAGTTTTAgagacgtaattggtgcaattggagTCTCAGGGATGATTTTAATGCACGA harbors:
- the LOC107623028 gene encoding uncharacterized protein LOC107623028 → MKKPMETLSDLIHEFKLRTIWWSLCIFAVSYFLTHTSKSMWMNVPMSILFVSALRILFNNVEFRWKVQQPVSQTYLSHLEKKQLSPNDSRLSTLPPPTKWKKKIDSSAVEAAMGDLIDKILKDFVVDLWYSEITPDKEFPEQIRAIIMDVLGEISGRVKEINLVDLLTRDIVDLVGDHIDLFRRNQAAIGVDVMRTLSSEERDERLKFHLLNSKELHPALISPESEYKVLQRLMSAVLAIVLRQREAQCPVVRSIARELLTCLVMQPIMNLASPGYINELIESLLVLLNDDVTKSMAGNQPTNVASHQRGHSTPNEGGHDNLTASKQSPSLNQVTEMALVKMSHQGETSLQHKIHHEESSQVKPADWARKLEVVTQRRTEILMPENLENMWTKGRNYKKKENKITKAGFQDLSVKSPATDSSLPHRTLIQETSVSKPGQFSPAEAKISLPPKPALGSDPLQNVGGTDRSQYPQDSGKQLTFEDKLQVDTMKGITDLVSNGYKSNLKRSNSASSLAIQPNKGGSIISEFYTPEFGRHSEFRGKSSSDMIVRREGPLIPKLRCRVIGAYFEKLGSTSFAVYSIAVTDAQNRTWFVKRRYRNFERLHRHLKDIPNYTLHLPPKRIFSSSTDDAFVHQRCIQLDRYLQDLLSIANVAEQHEVWDFFSVSSKNYSFGKSSSVMKTLAVNVDDAVDDIVRQFRGVSDGLMKKVVGSSSPMNEGYSTYTTGSLPWNADEMDKSISQQSNAESVLSSDNEESLKNSNFGSENIDREVAQDSGWHSDNEVISQDYLSRITNPAEESGNLDLDRKHDMMVESRVGNDVPVTNFTLIQDSSEDPVGMPPEWAPPNVSVPILNLVDKIFQLKKRGWLRRQVFWISKQILQLVMEDAIDDWLLRQINWLRREDTVEQGIRWIHDILWPGGTFFLRVEAPQIFSSGIDQKPSQTTNRYGGSKISKSGSGSFEQELEASRRANDVKKLLFDGAPTTLVSLIGPKQYRRCARDIYFFTQSSICVRQLAYAILELVLISIFPEMRNVVQSVHENMHVQ